CGCGGTGGTTAGCCAGCTCTCCAAGAAGATTCTAGAAAAACTGGAGAAGGGCAAGAAGCTCTCCGTCGAGGACATACTCTTGCTCTATCTCGACCTCCAGTATAAGGAGCTGAAAGAGCTACACAGCAAGTTAGACTAGGTGTATAGGGATCTCACAGGGCGCATGAACTCTGTTGAAGGCAAACTCTCCCAGGAAATCGGCGAGACAAATAGGAGGATAGACGCTGCGAATACCGAGTTGTCAAAGAAAATAGATGAGACCAATAAGAGAATAGACAGCATACACCTGGATCTCTCAAAGAAGGTGGATGAAACGAACAAGAGAATAGACAATATACACCTGGAGCTGTCAAAGAAGATCGATGAGACAAACAAAAGGATTAATAAGCTATACGAGCTGCTAGCGGAGATGCTAAGACAGCGTTAGTACCGGTGTTTGCAGTAGAGTGCAGACCAGTTATGCCCTCATGAGCATGGCTGGGGAGTGCCTCTAATACTCCCCCGGGGCTCTACGTGGCCCCTCCTAGGGGCTGCTTCTTGGCCGGTGACTCCGGGTCCTGGAACGAGAAGATAGAGGAAGTAGTCAAGGGGATAGTGGAGGGCAGGATACGGCTCCACGAGGCGGACCGGATACTGGGCAACGCTAACGCTGCTGCCCTTGCGCGGCGGCTCGCGCTCGAACGCATGCTCGGCGTAGGCCTCTCGAGCATCGGCAGCACTATTCTCGACTTCGAGGAGATCGTTGGCAGGAACATAGAGAACCCTATCGGCGCGGTCCAGGTGCCTGTGGGCGTCGCCGGACCGCTCCGGGTCAACGGCGAGTATGCCCGCGGAGACTTCTACGTGCCCCTCGCCACCACCGAGGGCGCCCTCGTAGCCAGCATCAACAGAGGCGCGAAGGCCGTCACGCTGAGCGGCGGGGCACGGGCACGCGTAATCCACGATGGTATGACGCGTGCCCCCGCCTTCTGGACGCCGGGCATAGACGAGGCTGTGCGCTTCGTCCGGTGGGTGCGGGAGCGAATAGAGGACATACGCAGGGAAGCAGAGTCCACGACCCGGCACGGCAGGCTCATCGAGGTACAGCCGTTCATCGCTGGCAACATTGTCTGGCTCCGCTTCGTCTACAGCACGGCCGACGCGATGGGCATGAACATGGCCACCATAGCCACGGACCGGGCCGCGGAATGGATACTCAAGAACTACCCTGGCACGGCTAGGCTCGTCGCCATCAGCGGCAACATGTGCACAGACAAGAAGCCAGCAATGATCAACATGCTGCTAGGCCGCGGCAAGACCGTCGTAGCCGAGGCTGTGATAAAGAGGGACGTAGCGCTAAAGGTGCTCAAGGCTGCGCCAGAGGACATAGACGCTGTGAACCGCGTCAAGAACCTCCTGGGCAGCGCCCGCGCCGGGAGCATGAGCTACAACGCGCACTTCGCCAACATAATAGCGGCGATATTCATCGCGACTGGGCAGGACGTCGCCCAGGTCGTGGAGAGCAGTATGGGCTACACGTGGACCGAGGTACGGGACGGAGACCTCTACATCTCCGTGACCCTGCCGAGCCTAGAGGTAGGCACCGTGGGTGGTGGCACCCGGCTACCCACCCAGCGCGAGGCACTCGCGATGCTCGGCGCTGCTGGCGGCGGGGACCCACCGGGCACGAACGCCCGGAAGCTAGCAGAGATAATCGCCGCCACGGTCCTCGCCGGGGAGCTCAACCTCCTAGCAGCCCTAGCAGCTAACGAGCTCGCCCGCGCCCACCGGCTCCTGGGCCGCGGCGGGGCCAGGAGCCGGGGCTAGCTACGGTGTCCCTCGATGTACCTGGCCAGGTCGTTGGGGTTGAGCTGGTATCGCCACCTAGGCCTAGCCACGGGCATGATGTAGAGCGGGTTTTCCTCCTCGGGTGTTCCTACCACCTTTCTCACCTCATCATCGTGGAACGCGCCTATAGCCACGGTAGCGAGGCCTAGAGCTGCTGCCTGGAGGTACACATTCTGCCCA
The window above is part of the Pyrodictium abyssi genome. Proteins encoded here:
- the hmgA gene encoding hydroxymethylglutaryl-CoA reductase (NADPH) produces the protein MEEVVKGIVEGRIRLHEADRILGNANAAALARRLALERMLGVGLSSIGSTILDFEEIVGRNIENPIGAVQVPVGVAGPLRVNGEYARGDFYVPLATTEGALVASINRGAKAVTLSGGARARVIHDGMTRAPAFWTPGIDEAVRFVRWVRERIEDIRREAESTTRHGRLIEVQPFIAGNIVWLRFVYSTADAMGMNMATIATDRAAEWILKNYPGTARLVAISGNMCTDKKPAMINMLLGRGKTVVAEAVIKRDVALKVLKAAPEDIDAVNRVKNLLGSARAGSMSYNAHFANIIAAIFIATGQDVAQVVESSMGYTWTEVRDGDLYISVTLPSLEVGTVGGGTRLPTQREALAMLGAAGGGDPPGTNARKLAEIIAATVLAGELNLLAALAANELARAHRLLGRGGARSRG